A region from the Cuculus canorus isolate bCucCan1 chromosome 14, bCucCan1.pri, whole genome shotgun sequence genome encodes:
- the FGF1 gene encoding fibroblast growth factor 1 isoform X3: MAEGEITTFTALTEKFNLPLGNYKKPKLLYCSNGGHFLRILPDGKVDGTRDRSDQHIQLQLSAESVGEVYIKSTKSGQYLAMDTNGLLYGSLLGEECLFLERIEENHYNTYTSKKHADKNWFVGLKKNGSSKLGPRTHYGQKAILFLPLPVSAD; the protein is encoded by the exons ATGGCCGAAGGGGAGATCACCACCTTCACTGCCCTGACCGAGAAGTTCAACCTCCCTCTGGGGAACTACAAGAAACCCAAACTCCTCTACTGCAGCAACGGGGGCCACTTCCTACGGATCCTCCCAGATGGCAAAGTGGATGGGACCAGGGACCGAAGTGACCAGCACA ttcagctccagctcagTGCGGAAAGCGTGGGAGAGGTGTATATAAAGAGCACCAAGTCTGGGCAGTACCTGGCGATGGACACCAACGGGCTGCTCTACGGCTCG TTACTGGGGGAGGAATGCCTGTTCCTtgaaagaatagaagaaaacCATTACAACACGTACACCTCCAAAAAGCACGCAGATAAGAACTGGTTTGTTGGTCTGAAGAAGAACGGGAGCAGCAAGCTGGGGCCACGGACTCACTATGGCCAGAAGGCGATCCTCTTCCTTCCGCTGCCTGTCTCAGCTGACtga
- the FGF1 gene encoding fibroblast growth factor 1 isoform X2, which produces MAEGEITTFTALTEKFNLPLGNYKKPKLLYCSNGGHFLRILPDGKVDGTRDRSDQHIQLQLSAESVGEVYIKSTKSGQYLAMDTNGLLYGSQLLGEECLFLERIEENHYNTYTSKKHADKNWFVGLKKNGSSKLGPRTHYGQKAILFLPLPVSAD; this is translated from the exons ATGGCCGAAGGGGAGATCACCACCTTCACTGCCCTGACCGAGAAGTTCAACCTCCCTCTGGGGAACTACAAGAAACCCAAACTCCTCTACTGCAGCAACGGGGGCCACTTCCTACGGATCCTCCCAGATGGCAAAGTGGATGGGACCAGGGACCGAAGTGACCAGCACA ttcagctccagctcagTGCGGAAAGCGTGGGAGAGGTGTATATAAAGAGCACCAAGTCTGGGCAGTACCTGGCGATGGACACCAACGGGCTGCTCTACGGCTCG CAGTTACTGGGGGAGGAATGCCTGTTCCTtgaaagaatagaagaaaacCATTACAACACGTACACCTCCAAAAAGCACGCAGATAAGAACTGGTTTGTTGGTCTGAAGAAGAACGGGAGCAGCAAGCTGGGGCCACGGACTCACTATGGCCAGAAGGCGATCCTCTTCCTTCCGCTGCCTGTCTCAGCTGACtga
- the LOC128853631 gene encoding uncharacterized protein LOC128853631: MTLSTITTSKCDSECYCNTYRAPESKRYLIPWHGAPHLAKAHSLRIRIRPMLREARSGAGGSVFILFGESHLLESNQVLQPPLLMLVLPNCTKAVSVSALLSCAALPKRKALLSMHGICIGSWTRASALGWPQLCLQVQIAQGPASSPGALALLPGLWKGISEPQKIKIRFLKRKKGLGSGVKPQCSFQPTPTRLWWLEHCSACSLQKQGEMSPAWDWNSCEILRSLESAPKFIADRLCCSSQTSGFDVKSQTLQASESEHRGPLMLPITGELCVRSEITVQLGAVEKERGSRWDRGTALSFSCASLQRCLAAPRSH, translated from the exons ATGACCCTCTCCACTATTACAACTTCCAAATGCGATTCTGAGTGTTATTGCAACACGTACCGCGCGCCAGAGAGCAAACGTTACCTCATCCCTTGGCACGGGGCACCTCACCTGGCCAAGGCACACTCGCTAAGGATCAGAATACGGCCGATGCTGCGGGAGGCGAGGAGCGGGGCAGGAGG ATCTGTTTTCATCTTGTTTGGTGAGTCCCATTTGCTGGAGTCCAACCAAGTTCTGCAGCCGCCTCTGCTGATGCTCGTGCTCCCGAACTGCACAAAAGCCGTGTCCGTCTCAGCACTG ctttcctgtgctGCACTGCCTAAGAGAAAAGCACTGCTGAGCATGCATGGCATCTGCATCGGGAGCTGGACCAGGGCATCGGCACTGGGGTGGCCTCAGCTCTGTCTGCAGGTACAGATTGCACAGGGTCCTGCCAGCAGCCCAGGGGCACTTGCTCTTCTTCCTGGGCTGTGGAAAGGGATATCGGAACCCCAAAAGATCAAAATCAgatttctaaagagaaaaaaagggctTGGAAGTGGAGTCAAACCCCAATGTTCATTTCAGCCAACTCCTACTAGACTTTGGTGGCTGGAGCACTGCAGTGCATGTTCCTTGCAGAAGCAAGGAGAGATGAGCCCGGCGTGGGACTGGAATAGCTGTGAAATTCTGAGAAGTTTGGAGTCAGCTCCAAAGTTTATCGCTGACcgcctctgctgcagcagccaaacCAGTGGCTTTGATGTGAAATCCCAAACTCTGCAAGCATCCGAGTCTGAACATCGAGGGCCGCTTATGTTGCCAATAACAGGCGAACTCTGTGTGAGATCCGAAATAACAGTGCAACTAGGGGCtgtggaaaaggagagag GCTCACGATGGGACCGAGGTACAGCACTGTCCTTCTCCTGTGCTTCGCTGCAGCGCTGCCTCGCAGCCCCTCGCTCCCACTGA